A genomic region of Metopolophium dirhodum isolate CAU chromosome 1, ASM1992520v1, whole genome shotgun sequence contains the following coding sequences:
- the LOC132933825 gene encoding uncharacterized protein LOC132933825, whose amino-acid sequence MNNSNKRCSWSAAEIATLVDSVKENNIMKLLDGKRYRNADIYEVVRLDLEKIGSSKTVAQVRAKWKALKSGYSEKNRFNKISGSNRMSCDPEKDLDEVLGTRPSIKPLDFGTDSTKENDMEFIDEVEENITSVNEENEDVSYEVVYQQEDQLDSSSTQKNETKTLSQKREFRRKTRNSGDLLNIMDSFHKTMEGHKDFIREENEKQRKWEEDLLKAEQEQAQKDKAEFTSLLTSLLKPRD is encoded by the exons atgaATAACTCTAACAAAAGATGCAGTTGGAGTGCTGCAGAAATTGCTACATTGGTTGATtctgttaaagaaaataatataatgaaactcCTTGATGGGAAACGATACAGAAACGCAGAT ATTTATGAAGTTGTAAGACTAGACTTAGAAAAAATTGGTTCATCTAAAACGGTTGCTCAAGTTCGAGCCAAGTGGAAGGCGCTCAAAAGTGGCTATTCTGAGAAGAACCGTTTCAACAAGATAAGTGGAAGCAACCGGATGTCTTGTGATCCAGAAAAAGATTTAGATGAAGTCCTTGGAACTCGTCCATCTATAAAACCACTGGACTTTGGAACAGACTCGACAAAAGAAAATG atatggAGTTCATTGATGAAGTTGAAGAAAATATAACAAGTGTTAACGAAGAAAATGAAGATGTCAGTTATGAAGTAGTTTACCAGCAAGAGGACCAGTTAGACTCAAGTTCAACACagaaaaatgaaacaaaaactCTATCCCAAAAAAGAGAATTTCGACGTAAAACTAGAA attctggcgACTTATTGAACATAATGGATTCTTTTCATAAGACTATGGAAGGACATAAAGATTTCATTAGAGAAGAGAATGAAAAACAGAGAAAATGGGAGGAAGATCTACTAAAAGCTGAACAAGAACAAGCACAGAAAGACAAAGCAGAATTTACTAGCCTTCTGACAAGTTTACTGAAGCCTAgagattaa
- the LOC132944877 gene encoding uncharacterized protein LOC132944877, which translates to MGRPKRQDLDNAADNKRSLVRARASRDASLRSIKKINTIGEEAKLDVERRALFEAHHLSLKRFVDQFELEQQAVLNSLVGLDNVVEFENVDAVVTDTMEEVCANIQLIATGFHSTSVNVTANNNVSTGARHTTQAIVLPKIELPKFDGNVLGWLSFRDMFQSLVHDNPDISNIQRYHFLILSLSGPALTVVKAIPLTADNYIIAWNALKQSFENQRLLASAHIDKLFSFVPLKKESLSSLSSFVHVFTENVSAIKALGVQDLAGFILFHIGARVIDTETRRLFEASIEQNAVPNLDILLQFIAHRCKILENVGTSVGTNDKSDSTFKGSSKRNKIGHLGKTSLSVSSTSTASKCLFCQHEHQIYRCFVFKRKPVTVRRKFVSDNSLCFICLKTGHSAGSCTASFTCKKCEGRHNTLLHLENVGTKNNREMTQQEKSDVQPSTSKPVENSTVFAGTILTQATVVLGTAVVRIQDDTGGTHQVRILLDSGSQVSAITADCATRLGLKRNKSRVEVVGLSQQPVSKVKGVTQCAFFPLQSDQPLFKANNVIILSQITGLMPTCSLPATVRTRYQHLVLADPEFDHPGTVDMLIGGDLYPMILQPKADIIHTPGLPSAMRTNLGWIIVGSLRDPTSLPLMSLTISAVPVINETMQQFWRVEEPTIPVHPTTEDDRCEEWFCKTVSRDTSGRFCVALPFRSIINAQCNLNQDLATHCSIGSSRTMALNRLYNIERRLAKDSELYSAYRSFMNEYLSLGHMRVADKPGKYFIPHHAVVKRENGNMKIRVVFDASAKSSSGFSLNDCLATGPKLQKDITDILLRSRFHKYMFIADIEKMYRQIRVHDADCVYQHVLWRNSPDDEVQEFELCTVTYGVNAAPFLAIRCLHQLDLENGSEFPLAKNLLITSTYVDDIVAGADSEEEALELQHQVISLLRKGGFNLKKWASNCEALLKNISTEDRAMDAPFELKDDQSVKVLGLHWGTTSDVLGYHININKVNPTKRSILSTIARLYDPVGALGPVVFWAKCIMQELWMQKLDWDTSPPTQLIDKWNTFISEFPTLAQVTLTRHIDIRCSKQVELIGFSDASQKGYAANVYLRVVDQRNVVKVYFIACKTKVAPLKCSDTDLSLTIPRLELCAALLLARLIFHQYKVLQSFTIIDRVRAWTDSTIVLSWLQADQKQFKIFVTNRVSKIKSLTPGCEWAHVRTMNNPADPASRGLLPSELISNSLHFHGPDFLLQSDHLWPVSTMSELTLPPIDQLPEMKCTANVLHIHEETNCESIIQRFSSLSKLQRVLAYCFRFARRRNSPKISGPITRMEYDHALNAAVLCTQLTHLSDLRRQIKNQGSITPTTTAQLAPFIDAIGIIRVGGRLRHARLNEDSKHPILLPQKTHLTELIIRHFHHISLHGGSRLVLSMIHQRFWIISGRAAVRNFTYSCVPCTRFRSMNPRPFMGDLPAARLVANRPFFNVGMDYGGPFLVRESRRRGARANKIYLAVFVCMSVKAVHLETVSDISTDAFLAALDRFVARRGIPSSMYTDCGTNYVGAAKQLKKLFDEASNQHTLCGRMPCKWHFNPPGAPHFGGIWEAAVKSAKTHLKKVIGAQVYTTEEFTTLMTRIEGVLNSRPVLPLSSDPNDLGVLTPGHFLIGQPLLALPEKDVVDTPTNRLSRWQLLRQAQQSFWRRWSNEYLHTLQGRQKWFKQTPNLSVGDLVVINTPSRPPMAWQIGRIIQVHPGVDNIVRVATVKTQDAILKRPVVKLVRLPVDPRP; encoded by the coding sequence ATGGGAAGGCCTAAGCGTCAAGACTTGGACAATGCTGCTGATAATAAACGGTCTTTAGTTCGTGCCCGTGCATCGCGGGATGCATCGTTacggtcaattaaaaaaataaatactataggcGAAGAAGCTAAATTAGATGTTGAACGTCGCGCATTATTTGAGGCTCACCATTTGTCATTGAAACGGTTCGTTGATCAATTTGAGTTAGAACAGCAAGCAGTATTAAATTCCCTTGTTGGTTTAGATAATGTAGTcgagtttgaaaatgttgatgctgTTGTCACTGATACTATGGAAGAGGTATGTGCAAACATTCAACTTATTGCTACTGGCTTCCATAGCACTTCTGTTAATGTGACTgcaaataataatgtttctacTGGTGCACGACACACAACACAGGCAATTGTGTTACCAAAAATTGAATTACCAAAATTTGATGGTAATGTCTTGGGTTGGTTATCGTTTCGTGACATGTTTCAATCACTAGTTCATGACAACCCTGATATTTCTAATATTCAACGttaccattttttaattttaagcctGTCCGGTCCAGCACTTACAGTAGTGAAAGCGATCCCTTTGACGGCTGATAATTATATCATAGCTTGGAACGCATTAAAACAGTCGTTTGAAAATCAACGACTATTAGCTTCTGCACACATTgacaaattgttttcatttgtaCCCTTGAAAAAAGAATCATTGTCGTCACTGTCTTCATTTGTTCATGTATTTACTGAAAATGTCTCTGCTATTAAAGCACTTGGTGTCCAGGACTTagctggttttattttatttcatattggtGCTCGTGTAATTGATACAGAGACAAGACGACTGTTTGAAGCAAGTATTGAACAAAATGCAGTGCctaatttagatatattattacaatttatcgcACACAGAtgcaaaattttagaaaatgtcgGAACTTCGGTTGGAACTAACGACAAATCTGATAGCACTTTTAAAGGTAGTAGTAAAAGAAACAAAATTGGGCATCTTGGCAAAACTTCACTGTCAGTTTCATCTACATCTACAGCATCAAAGTGTTTATTTTGTCAACATGAACATCAGATTTATCGTTGCTTTGTATTTAAACGCAAACCAGTTACAGTACGGCGCAAGTTTGTGAGCGAtaatagtttatgttttatatgcttaaaaACTGGGCATAGTGCTGGCTCTTGTACTGCTTCTTTTACATGCAAAAAATGTGAAGGTCGTCATAATACACTGTTACATTTAGAAAATGTTGGTACAAAGAATAACAGGGAGATGACACAGCAAGAAAAGTCAGATGTTCAGCCCTCTACGTCCAAACCAGTTGAAAATAGCACTGTGTTCGCAGGTACGATATTGACACAAGCAACTGTAGTGTTAGGTACTGCGGTTGTTCGTATACAAGATGACACAGGTGGTACTCATCAGGTTCGAATTTTGTTAGATAGTGGGTCACAGGTTTCGGCCATTACTGCAGATTGTGCCACCAGACTTGGTCTTAAACGCAACAAGAGTCGTGTAGAAGTAGTTGGCCTCTCTCAACAACCGGTGTCCAAGGTAAAAGGTGTTACTCAGTGCGCGTTTTTCCCGCTTCAGTCAGATCAACCACTGTTTAAagcaaataatgttataatattgtcccAAATTACTGGATTAATGCCAACATGTTCACTCCCTGCTACGGTGCGCACACGATATCAACACCTAGTACTAGCTGATCCGGAATTCGATCATCCTGGAACCGTGGACATGTTAATAGGAGGTGATTTATACCCGATGATTTTGCAGCCCAAAGCAGACATTATCCATACGCCTGGATTGCCGTCAGCAATGCGCACAAATCTCGGTTGGATAATTGTTGGTTCACTCAGGGATCCTACTTCATTACCTCTGATGTCGTTAACTATTAGTGCAGTACCAGTCATAAATGAAACCATGCAACAATTTTGGAGGGTGGAAGAACCGACAATCCCAGTACACCCAACGACAGAAGATGACCGATGCGAAGAGTGGTTTTGTAAAACAGTGTCACGGGACACATCAGGCAGGTTTTGCGTCGCTTTACCTTTTCGGTCTATAATTAACGCtcaatgtaatttaaatcaAGACTTGGCTACGCATTGTAGTATTGGTTCCTCTCGTACCATGGCCTTAAATCGCTTGTATAATATTGAACGTCGTTTAGCAAAGGATTCCGAGTTATATTCCGCGTATCGTTCCTTTATGAATGAGTATCTGTCACTCGGTCACATGCGCGTAGCGGATAAACCAGGAAAATATTTCATCCCTCATCACGCTGTGGTCAAACGAGAGAATGGTAACATGAAAATTCGGGTAGTCTTTGACGCGTCGGCCAAATCGTCATCTGGCTTCTCACTAAACGACTGCTTGGCGACCGGACCAAAATTGCAAAAGGACATTACCGATATACTACTTCGAAGTCGTTTCCATAAGTACATGTTCATCGCCGACATTGAGAAGATGTACAGGCAGATCCGAGTTCATGATGCCGATTGCGTATATCAACATGTACTTTGGAGAAATTCGCCCGACGATGAAGTCCAAGAATTCGAATTATGTACTGTTACTTATGGTGTCAACGCAGCCCCGTTCTTGGCAATTAGATGTTTACACCAATTAGACTTAGAAAATGGATCTGAATTTCCTTTAGCGAAAAATCTATTAATTACATCAACATATGTGGACGACATTGTAGCAGGTGCTGACTCGGAAGAGGAAGCGTTGGAGCTCCAGCATCAAGTCATCTCATTACTACGTAAAGGCGGTTTCAATCTCAAGAAATGGGCCAGTAATTGTGAAgcactattaaaaaatatatctactgAAGACCGCGCAATGGATGCACCATTCGAACTTAAGGACGATCAGTCAGTAAAAGTATTAGGTTTGCATTGGGGTACTACATCGGATGTCTTAGGTTATcacattaatatcaataaagttaatCCAACTAAGCGTTCAATACTCTCAACAATAGCTCGTTTATATGACCCAGTTGGTGCGTTGGGCCCCGTTGTTTTTTGGGCCAAATGCATTATGCAAGAATTGTGGATGCAAAAACTGGATTGGGATACTTCGCCACCGACACAACTAATTGACAAGTGGAACACATTCATTTCCGAATTTCCCACGCTAGCTCAGGTTACGTTAACGCGGCACATTGATATCCGATGTTCAAAACAGGTGGAACTTATAGGGTTTTCCGACGCCTCTCAGAAGGGATATGCGGCAAATGTGTATTTACGTGTGGTTGACCAGAGGAATGTTGTCAAGGTCTATTTTATTGCATGTAAGACCAAAGTTGCTCCATTAAAATGCTCTGATACTGACCTGTCGTTAACGATTCCACGTTTGGAGTTGTGCGCTGCCTTACTATTGGCACGTCTCATCTTCCACCAGTATAAAGTTTTACAGAGTTTTACCATCATTGATCGTGTCCGTGCATGGACTGACTCCACGATAGTTTTGAGTTGGCTTCAGGCTGACCAAAAACAGTTCAAGATATTTGTCACCAATAGAGTCTCCAAAATCAAGTCATTAACTCCAGGTTGTGAATGGGCCCATGTCAGAACTATGAACAATCCAGCTGATCCCGCATCAAGAGGATTACTCCCCTCCGAGTTGATTTCGaattcattacattttcatggcccagattttttattacaatctgACCATCTATGGCCTGTGTCTACCATGTCCGAGTTAACATTACCACCGATTGATCAATTACCTGAGATGAAGTGCACAGCAAATGTTTTGCATATACATGAAGAAACGAACTGTGAGTCAATCATTCAACGATTTTCGTCGTTGTCAAAATTGCAACGTGTGTTGGCATACTGTTTTCGCTTCGCCCGTCGTCGAAATAGTCCTAAGATCAGCGGACCAATCACTCGGATGGAATACGACCATGCACTGAACGCGGCTGTCTTGTGTACGCAACTGACACATCTATCGGATCTACGTAGACAGATAAAGAATCAAGGTTCCATAACTCCGACAACGACAGCCCAGTTAGCTCCTTTCATCGACGCAATCGGGATCATTCGTGTCGGCGGAAGATTAAGACATGCACGGTTGAATGAAGATTCAAAACATCCAATCCTTTTACCTCAAAAGACTCATCTCACCGAGCTAATCATTCGACACTTTCATCATATCTCGCTACACGGAGGATCTCGATTAGTACTTTCAATGATACATCAAAGATTTTGGATTATTTCTGGCCGAGCAGCTGTCCGCAATTTTACCTATTCTTGTGTTCCTTGCACCAGGTTCAGAAGTATGAACCCACGACCTTTTATGGGGGATCTTCCAGCTGCTAGACTGGTAGCAAACCGCCCATTTTTCAACGTCGGGATGGATTACGGTGGACCTTTCTTGGTGCGTGAAAGTCGACGTCGCGGTGCGCGTGCGAATAAAATATACCTCGCGGTATTCGTATGTATGTCGGTGAAGGCCGTGCACTTGGAAACCGTATCCGACATATCCACAGACGCATTCCTCGCTGCGTTAGACCGGTTTGTCGCTCGGCGTGGCATTCCGAGTAGCATGTACACAGATTGTGGTACAAATTACGTTGGTGCTGCAAAACAGCTGAAGAAATTATTCGATGAAGCCTCCAATCAGCATACCTTATGTGGTCGTATGCCTTGCAAGTGGCATTTCAACCCACCGGGAGCGCCACATTTTGGCGGGATATGGGAGGCTGCCGTCAAAAGCGCAAAAACCCATTTGAAGAAAGTGATCGGTGCTCAAGTATACACGACCGAGGAATTTACAACTCTCATGACGCGGATCGAGGGCGTCTTGAATTCTCGACCGGTGCTACCGCTCTCCAGTGATCCAAACGACTTAGGCGTGTTGACCCCAGGTCATTTTCTAATCGGGCAACCGTTATTAGCACTTCCAGAGAAGGATGTAGTCGATACTCCAACTAACCGTTTGAGTCGTTGGCAATTACTCCGCCAAGCTCAACAGTCGTTTTGGCGTCGTTGGAGCAATGAGTATCTGCACACCCTACAAGGAAGGCAAAAGTGGTTTAAGCAGACACCAAATCTGTCCGTTGGCGACCTTGTAGTCATCAACACACCGTCACGACCGCCCATGGCATGGCAGATCGGTCGAATCATCCAGGTCCATCCAGGTGTAGATAACATTGTGCGTGTAGCGACTGTCAAAACGCAAGACGCTATACTCAAACGTCCTGTTGTCAAATTGGTAAGACTTCCAGTGGATCCAAGACCTTAA